Proteins co-encoded in one Anopheles moucheti chromosome X, idAnoMoucSN_F20_07, whole genome shotgun sequence genomic window:
- the LOC128307279 gene encoding small lysine-rich protein 1, with protein MAGKGKKKKGAKDTSGGGSAGGSGGAAGGSSTPAKDKPEAEEGDEEDGEAKPKKGKGKKGKGKGGKSSKFQGDIFNEAAMENAYYICHNIQDVLKSRGFAWPEGQKKKKKGKK; from the coding sequence ATGGCCGGcaagggcaaaaaaaagaaaggagcAAAGGATACGTCCGGTGGGGGCAGTGCGGGTGGTAGCGGTGGGGCCGCCGGTGGGTCGAGCACACCGGCCAAGGATAAGCCGGAGGCAGAGGAGGGCGACGAGGAGGACGGTGAGGCAAAACCGAAAAAGGGCAAAGGCAAGAAGGGGAAGGGCAAGGGTGGCAAGTCGTCCAAGTTCCAGGGTGACATCTTTAACGAGGCGGCCATGGAGAACGCGTACTACATCTGTCACAACATCCAGGACGTGCTAAAGTCGCGCGGATTCGCCTGGCCGGAGGgccaaaagaagaaaaagaagggcaaaaagtaa